The window ATTGCCGGCAGCCGCATTGATGTCCCGCACGGCAGCGGCGAGGTCATCCCGCAAGGCCCGGGTCGCAGGGGAACGTTCAACCAATATGGATACATCGCTGCGGTTCGAAAGGAAGCCGGCGCCCAGGAAATTCTGTTCCGCCACAGTCTGGCCCTGTTCGCTCAGGAGGAAGTTGCGGGCATCAAGGCCCACTACGGGGCGGCGAAGCCTGTCCTGCACCTGGATTTCAGCCTGAACCAGGGGGAAGTTGTCGGATACTATGCGGTCTATCTGCACGAAAAGGCCCGAAGCCATATCCTCCATGCGGGTCATGATGGTTACTTCCCCTGAAAGGAAGTCGGCTGCAAGCACATTGCCGTTGCGATCTATATCGGCCCCGGTTATGCGCACCCTTCCGGTATTCCCAAGAACCCCAAGCTCGTTCACTATGGCGGTGTTGGGATCGATGAGGAGTATGCGATTGGCATCGGATACCAGGAGGGTACCGTCATCGAGGAAGCGGAGGCTTTCTGGGGAAAGGAGGACATCCCCGGTGAGGAGGCCAAGATATGATCCATTGCCGTCAAAAATGTGGATCTGTTTGGCAAGGCCGTCCGCAATATAGACGCGTCCGTCTTTGGCCGCGATGCCCGTAGGGGAGGTGAAGCCCTGAAAGCCTGAACCTCTTACGCCAAAGGAAAGTATGAAGGTCCCTGAAGGATCGAATTTCGAGATCCGGCGGTTGCCATAGTCCACCACGTAAAGATAACCCTCTTCATCAAGGGTGAGATTTTGAGGGCCCACAAATTCACCGGGCGCCAGGCCTTTGGAGCCTATATAATACTGCCAGTCCCCGTTATTCGAAAGGACGCTTACCCTGCCCCCCCGGAATTCAGAAACATAGAGCCTGCCGTCAGGGCCCCTGGCTATGTCGTAGGGCCTGTCGAAGCCATTGAGAGGGCCCCGCTTGCGGTCCCGGATTATGCCGTTCACATCAATACGGACAAGCTCGTTGCTGCCATAGGCCGCTACCCAGGCAGAGCCGTCCTCGCAGGCAAGGACAGCAGTGGGCTGACGGTAGAGGGAAATTTCGCCGTTGGTATTGGGATAACGGCCGGACTCCACATAACGCACAAGGGGCACAGGAAGAAGGCTCCGGCGGTTTCTCACGGTTTCAATAATGGAGCCTAAAAGTATGCCCTGCCCCGAGGTATACCCATAGGCGGCCGCAGCTGCCTGCCACTGCCTCAAGGCGGTATCCTCGAACCCCGAACGGTAATAAGCCCTGCCCAGCCAATCCAGGATCAAGGACTCGCCAGGGCGGAAGGCCAGAGCCCGCTCAAAGGAAAGTATGGCTTCGTTGAAGGCAAAGCGGTTATAAGCCTGAACCCCTATGCGGAATTCCTCACGGGCCCTGACCACATTGAGATCGGGCCCCTGGTTTTGCTCTGACTGGAATTGCTGGGCATACAGGAAAACTGAAAAAAGGAGAAAAACAAAAACAAGGGTAATGGGCTTATTCTTCATACTTCCCCAGTAACCACCCGTAAGTGATCCTTAATCTCCTTTTGCTGGGGGGCAGCCTCAATAGCACGGCGAAGCCAGGTGCGGGCTTCAATGAGTTCGCCGTTTTTGAAATAGGCCCAGCCAAGGGAATCGAGATAAGCGGCGCTCTGGGGTTTCAGGTCCACTGCTTTTTTGCAGCAGCGCAAGCCCCGCAGGGGATCTATGTCAGAATCGACCAGGACATAGCCAAGGCCATTAAGCGCAGTAGTGTTGTTCTCGTCGAGGTCCAGGGCTTTTTCATAATAGTCAACAGCCTGCTTGTAGTGCTTCTGGGTCCATGCCGCAAAGGCCAGGGTAGCGTACAGCTGGGCCGACTCGAAGCCGTTATTGGCAAGCCGGTGAAGTTCAAACTCCGCCATTTTTGATCTTTTGGTGAGCACATAGATATAGGCCAGGGTCATGCGGCACTGATAGACCCTTAAGGGATCCTGGCCGGAAGTTACCACTTGCTCGAGGTATAGCAGGGCATCGTCGAAGCGTTCAAGCTTGGTGTAGCAGAGGCCCAGATAATAGGCCAGCTCGGTGTTTTCTTCGGGGCTGAATTTTTCAGCGTTTACAAGAAGCAGTTCCTGAAGGGCCAGATCCCAGCGTTTGAGGCGGTAAAGCCGTACCCCCTCTTTTATAGCTCCGCCCTGCCCTGCCTTTCTCGGCGGGGGCCCGCCTTTCCCTTCGGCCTCTGCCATGCTAAGCCTTCCACTGGGAGCTTCGCTGGAAGTTCCGCTTCCCTGCCGAGGCATAATCGGGGACGCCGGGGCACAGATCCCTGCGCACCACAGGATACACACAGACAGGGCTTATGGAAACAAGGTTTTTGGAAATCGCATCATAATCAGAGCCAGCCTCGGGCGCCACAGTCTCTTTTCCTGACAGAAAAAAAACCCAATCCTTCCCATGGGGGTCCTTCATGAACTCAATTCGGTCATGGTAGTCCTTGACCGCAGGCCATGTTTGGACCTGGCCCGAAGGCCCCTTGGGATTGTTGGGAATATTCACATTGATAAACACATCTTCCTTCCAGAGGGCGATAAATTCATCCAGATGATCCGCCGCATAATTTGCTGCCATATCCCAATAAAAATCCTTTCTCCCATCGAGGGAAAGGGCTATGCCCGGCACTCCCAATAACGCAGCCTGTCTCGCGGCAGCAGCAGTACCCGAATAAATGATGTCCGTTCCCAGGTTTGCCCCATGGTTGATGCCCGAAATCACTACATCAGGCTTGCAGGGCCTGCCTCCCAGTATGGGGAGCATGGCGCAGTCAACAGGTTTCCCCGGACAGGAATAAGTATCTCTATCAATTTCGGCAAGCTTTAAGGGATTTCTTAGCAGGGTAAAGCCGTGGGAAACCCCTGAACGGTTCGAATCAGGGGCAAGGACAAAAACATTGTGCTCTCCCCTGGAACGGAGTACCTCTGCCAATTTCAGGAGGCCATTGGCGCTAATGCCATCGTCATTGGTCAGCAGTATGTTCATCTTAGCCTGCATTTGCCACAATCCTGGCCCCGGTGGCCGGCTTCACCTCGTAGATCACCGGATGGAAGCCGAAAATACGCTCGTAATCCTCGAGCCGCTTTTTATATTCCTCGATGGTGTCTTCCTTTATAAAGGTAAAAGTGCAGCCCCCAAAGCCGTCGCCCGTCATGCGGGAGCCCAGAACCCCCTCGATTTCCTGGGCCCGCTTCACAAGCCAGTCTATTTCAGGACAGGAAACTTCGTACAAATCCCGCAAACTTTCGTGGGAATGGAACAGGATCTTGGAAAA is drawn from Leadbettera azotonutricia ZAS-9 and contains these coding sequences:
- a CDS encoding 6-bladed beta-propeller, which encodes MKNKPITLVFVFLLFSVFLYAQQFQSEQNQGPDLNVVRAREEFRIGVQAYNRFAFNEAILSFERALAFRPGESLILDWLGRAYYRSGFEDTALRQWQAAAAAYGYTSGQGILLGSIIETVRNRRSLLPVPLVRYVESGRYPNTNGEISLYRQPTAVLACEDGSAWVAAYGSNELVRIDVNGIIRDRKRGPLNGFDRPYDIARGPDGRLYVSEFRGGRVSVLSNNGDWQYYIGSKGLAPGEFVGPQNLTLDEEGYLYVVDYGNRRISKFDPSGTFILSFGVRGSGFQGFTSPTGIAAKDGRVYIADGLAKQIHIFDGNGSYLGLLTGDVLLSPESLRFLDDGTLLVSDANRILLIDPNTAIVNELGVLGNTGRVRITGADIDRNGNVLAADFLSGEVTIMTRMEDMASGLFVQIDRIVSDNFPLVQAEIQVQDRLRRPVVGLDARNFLLSEQGQTVAEQNFLGAGFLSNRSDVSILVERSPATRALRDDLAAAVRDINAAAGNVVSLVSAGEQPQRESLVPAAGSTPARRLDEAARSGNYSPRWRFDLGLRLAATDLLPAEKKRAVVFVGSGAENGETNSLGELAFEQYGLSELAAYLANNNIIFYAILVGGNAPGADLRYLCEETGGEVLPLYRNQGIGPVIQELAHKPSGYYILSYRSGLSTDFGRAYLPLEAEVYLMDRSGRDSTGYFPPLE
- a CDS encoding tetratricopeptide repeat protein yields the protein MAEAEGKGGPPPRKAGQGGAIKEGVRLYRLKRWDLALQELLLVNAEKFSPEENTELAYYLGLCYTKLERFDDALLYLEQVVTSGQDPLRVYQCRMTLAYIYVLTKRSKMAEFELHRLANNGFESAQLYATLAFAAWTQKHYKQAVDYYEKALDLDENNTTALNGLGYVLVDSDIDPLRGLRCCKKAVDLKPQSAAYLDSLGWAYFKNGELIEARTWLRRAIEAAPQQKEIKDHLRVVTGEV
- the surE gene encoding 5'/3'-nucleotidase SurE, with the translated sequence MQAKMNILLTNDDGISANGLLKLAEVLRSRGEHNVFVLAPDSNRSGVSHGFTLLRNPLKLAEIDRDTYSCPGKPVDCAMLPILGGRPCKPDVVISGINHGANLGTDIIYSGTAAAARQAALLGVPGIALSLDGRKDFYWDMAANYAADHLDEFIALWKEDVFINVNIPNNPKGPSGQVQTWPAVKDYHDRIEFMKDPHGKDWVFFLSGKETVAPEAGSDYDAISKNLVSISPVCVYPVVRRDLCPGVPDYASAGKRNFQRSSQWKA